TTGGTGCCCGTAAAAGGTATAATAACCAAGTCGCTGGGTACTGATGCTGCGATCAATGTTGCCTTTACCCAAATCAAAAAAGAATCGGACAAGGTCGTTGGGTTTGCTCAAAGGAAATATACCCCTGTCACCGATACCATCACCATCAAAAATACTCATCCCTTTGCTATTCCGCGCATACTGGTTCGTCATGCAATTCCGACACCGCAAGATGACCAATTCCGTGTTGTACTCATAAACCCCGAAGATATGGCTGGGTTGGAGCCAGGAAAGGAGTACAAGCTACGCGAAAAGGTCAAGGGAAGATGGATGGACGATGCCACCTCAGGCCCGGACGTAAGCGGCCTTGTTGAGTGGACGATTGATAATCTTGAGGCAGATGCAAAAGAGGAGATCAAGATGGTCTACGAGGTTGCAGCACCCCAGGATGTGGAGTGGCACCAATCTTGAACACCATAGACTCACTGTTTATGTTCATCCATCCAATTAGTGTAATGAATTTGCTTGAACTCAGATCTCCAGAGCGCAAGATAAATGTGGGAAACTTTTATCGGCCTTGAATTGCTATTGGGCTTCGTAACAAATGGACAAGGTATACATTCAAGGCTCGAGAGTGTTGGGGAAAGTACCATTCTCCCTTTGCTCATCGAAGCGAGAAATCTTGGGCGGGAAAAAACTTCAGAGTTAATTCGGTGTAAAAGGGGTTACATAGACTCACCCAATCGTCTGATGTGAATTAGTGTTTATCAAAAATGAGCTCACCGGTCATTCTCGGACACACGAGGGGTATTGCACTTACTGGGACAAAGCGAATGGAACGCACGGTAGAACTGCTTGCATGGAGCAAAGTCCTCACCCTTGGCGTTGATGCACTTGTAGTAGTCGAGGTAATTTTGGTAGCTGGTGGGGTGTGTAAGATACAATGTGTGCATATACGAGTCTAGATAGTCACCAGTGCTTGGACTGATTGGTGTTGGGGAAACGGGCTATTTATTATAAATAAGTTAGGGCCAGGGTATACCAGATGAATAAGATAGACTTACCGTCAAAGCCGGCGGTTTGGAGGACGTATTTCCTAAGGGGGAAAGCATACGAGTTTGCTCTGTAGGGATTACATAAATATGTGTACTTACGTCTTGAGATCCGCAGCGTCAGACATGACTACAGACTAGCACGAGTTTTTGACCTTGGGTTATTCGTCGGTGGGAGTGGTCGAACCGGAAAGTATCGGGAGGTGGCAGATCATCTGTATGGTTGAGTTTGGATGCGATCTTGTCTCTAAGCGCCGTCAGATCATTTGGCCTTTGAATTATTCCTCAACTCGACTTTTGTCAACTTTGTACTTGGCCGTGCGCAATCATGTCGGACTTTTTCAAGACTAATCTCGGTGGAGGTCCCGCGCCAGGTATATCTATTTTTGCTCGATCGAGCTGTAATACTAATATGTGGGAATACAGACCAGGCTACAAGGAAACAGCAAATTATGGATGGCTTGAGGAACGAGATGGCACTGGCAAACGCCCAAGAACTTATCAATGTATGCATTTCTGGGTAACTTTTCTCTCACTCTAACCCAGCCCATATCAGAAAATCAACGAGAAATGCTTTGCCAAATGCGTCACCAAGCCATCCACATCGCTGGGTAGCTCCGAGGAGACTTGTCTATCCCGCTGTATGGACAGGTACATGGAGGCCTGTAAGTCAATATGGCCGCTGTTCTGAATGTTTAATTTGACTAAACCACCTCTAGTCAACGTGGTCTCCCAGTCCTATGTTGCGAGACTTTCTCGTGAACGTTCGAGTGCGCCTGGACTGGATCAAATATAACCAGCCCATTTTTGTAATAATTAAATGTTGTACCAGACTCTCTACAGCAAAAGTAGACATAACCGATTGTCCTAATGTAGCTATTAACGATATTTGAAAACACAACTCAGTCAGTCCCAAGCACTAGTGTTGCATTCGACCCTAACATTAGCAATACATACAAAACATTACAAGTACCCCAGAAATCAACCCATGAGTTGCGACATGTCCGAAGGCGGATATTTGGACTGCGCAAATGTTAATAACCTAAAACCAACATGTCAAACGGCGAACACGGGCTTGAGGGTCCAACGAACCTCTTTACACTCTGAATGTATTTTCGTGAAACTTCGTCGTTCAGGACATGGGCAACCTGATCCGACGAAATCTTTTCGCGCGCTGAACGTTCATGGATACTGAAAAAAAAAGGTCAGTGTGTATGACGAGAGTGTATGGGATCGACTTacccaaccatggtaacgcCGATAGGCCACGCAGCATTCCCAATGCTCAGCCGGAGGTATGCGTCATTCGCTTTTTGGTACTCCCGTTTTTGCATGTAATGAATAATCTCAGCAAGTTTCCCTAGTACGTCTTCTGCCACCGTCTGAACCGGATTTAGTATGTGATCGAAGTATTTCAAGGGGTGACCTACCTTAGACCGGAGTTGTTTGAACAGGGGCTTGAGGTACTCGGCAGACTGAACCTGTGTAGCCGCAGCAAGTTTCCCTTGCGTCGAGCGCTTGATCTGGTCTATCGGGCGACGAGTTAGACCACGTTTGGGCACCACAACGTGGCAACTCACCTGGCCGCTCAGCCATGGATTGCTCCCACTCTTTCAGTACTCGCTTGAGTGCATAGTAGATCAATGGATAGAGTTTGTCTGGGTTGGTCTTGATCAAAGCCAAATCAATGATCGTGTTCTCCTCTGCTGCCGCGGCCTTTGGTGTATCTCCCCGCTTGGAGGATTCGCTGGGATCATCGGCCTTTCCTTTGTCCGTATGCCCTGCACGACGTTCGATCTCCTCTTTGTCCAACGTGCCCTCCATCTCCTCCAAGGCCTTCTTGAACACGTTTTGACTGGTTCCACGCTCACCACGCTCCTCGATCAATTCTAACGCACGCAAACGCAGCCTACGCTCTCGATCGGTCTCTGCGAAAAGGCGGATGGGCTGGCCTTTTTGCCGGAGACGGCGAATTGCCTCCTCATTAGAGATGTTGAAGGCCTCGCTGGTACCACCCTCTGTGGGTGTACCAGTATCTGGGAATGGCGAGTTGGACTTGGATTTGGCATTTCGCGCTGCAGCCTTCTCTACGCCTGCAAGGAATGATTAAGGTATTAAAGTATGTTGCGAATGATTTGCGTACCTCACGCTCCTTGCGTTCCTGCTCTTCCTGGATTGCCTTGCGTTTGGCCTCCTCCTCTGCCTCCTTTTGCTCGCGCTTCAGTCTTTCAATGTCCCCTTTTCGCATGTATTTTTGAGGCCTAGAACTAGCATCATCTCCTGATTTGCGTTTGGCAGCAATTTCAGCCTTGAGAAAATCCATAACAATCTAGTCACACAAAGTCAAGTCGTGGCGGTTGTCACAAACAAGACTTAAGCGCCAATAGGATGACGGCAAATAAGCGCCCTCTCCCCACACTTTGAGCGACAACGATATGGATGCGGAGTCAGCCCATGCTCTTTCGCTGCGTCTCTTGCCTGGACTCTTGGTCTTTGCCCAACGGAAGCGATGGGCAGCTCCTAGACCCATCACGCCGCGAGAACTAGTCCAATTTCAGATCTTAGTAGCCGCGATGGTTATCACTGCTACGCCCGGCGCTCAGCCGATCGCGAGTGCGGCCTCTAGAGACAACATCCCCCGCCGGGAACCAAACATCTTCTCAACCCTAAGGAACCTGGATAAACAGATGGACATCTATGAAAACAGGGACCTCCTGGTACGCGCCACCCGATACCGTCTAGAGTGTAATATATGAGTGATGGTATATGCAGGACCTGGCACGAGAACAAATTCCGATGGAACGCATACGAGCCGAGGCGACTGCGCTCCAACAGTCTGATAGCCCCTTGGCCTGTGAACAAGACGCGTTGGCGCAAGTTCTAGTCCACTGGTTCAAACATGAATACTTCAAATGGGCCGATCCCATCAAATGTCCCCGATGTGCTGGCCCAACTAGCGCTTCGGGTATGGTCCCGCCTACACCGTACGAACGTTCGGGCGGGGCGGGCCGAGTCGAATTGCATGTATGTCGGGGCGAAAATGGCGCGTGCGACGGAAGCTTTCGGTTCCCCCGATACAAGTACGTCAGCCCGTTAACTGCTAATCCTTGAGCTTACTCATGAGGGACCCAAAGCGATCTCAAGTATCTGATGAGAACGCGTATCGGAAGATGTGGGGAATGGGCGAATTTGTACACGTTATTCCTAAGGGCGGTTGGACTCCGCGCACGTTACGGTTCGGGTCCTATTGCTTCTTTTCATTATACCAAACAATTCTGAAGCATTTTCTCTCCATGATCTGCAACTAGTGTGGAACAAGGAGGATCATGTGTGgaacgaggtaaaatcagaACTTTTTTCTTTCTAAATCCCTTGACTGGCCTAATGAAAAAACTCTCCCTCGGCTCTCGATCTAGTATTTCTCTCCGGGCGCCGGGCGGTGGATCCACACCGATTCATGCGAAGCAGCGCGCGATCAACCTTTATTGTACGATAGGGGATGGGGAAAAAAGGTAAGCTGAGCGCATAGAACCAGCGATTTCTCGTCGTCATGACATACAACACATGACCCAACGCATACACGCAGATGAGCTACATCTTCGCCTTTTCGATCGATGGTGCGAGCGACATGAGCCAGGATACGTCCAAAACTCGAACGAGATGCTCCAGCGACGAAAGGACGCCCCAGAACCAGCCCTGGCCGAGGTAAGCATACACACAAGAACCCGCCCCCCTCCTTCCCCCTCCCTCACTTCGAATCCGAATTCGAATCCCAACATCTCAAATCCCAATCCCAATCCCAATTCCGAAACGCCGATCGCCGTAGTTATGCTAAGCACGACTTACTATAAACAGGAGCTCGCCAAGATCACCGCAGCTCGACGACGACACCGGACACCACCCGAGCTGGCGCAGTTGGAACAAGAAGACAAGACCGAGCGTGAATGGCTCGCGAAATCAGACCAACGTGCCCGGGAGGGCGAGACCGAGAGGGAAGCCGAAGCCGCGGCCGAACCAGCACGCGAGAGCGGGACGCAAGAGTGGAAAGAGGCGCGGGGAGAAGCCGGGCCCGGATCCCGCTGATTGGCCATGTGGCATCATTGATTTTCAGCCACCATCAGGCAATAGGTCCccctctttttttttctttgctTTCTGTTTTTTTGTGTGTGTGCGTGCCCTTGTTGAGAACCCTCGCGACGAAGAAGGAAGAATAACGTGCCCCTGGACTCGTTCGTTGGTGGTTGCTACTTGCTTCATCTCCGCCTAGATCACACCAGCGTCTTGGTTCAGTCCCCTCCCTCAATCCAATCTTTTACCCTGATTTGAGCTGTCTTGTCATGATGAAATCGCGTGCGCCAATATGATCAACTGAGGAATTTATACTGATATCGAAAATTGTGCTACATCACTGAGAccgaagaaagaaagaaaaaagacaAAAGGACAGAGTATAATGGTATTGTGCACTATAAGTGAGATGAAACGCCAGCTGGTGGGGTGAGGTCAAGTAAGAATGTGAAGACTCCTCTATGGTCATACATATGACCAGAAGAAAAGTACAAGGGGAACAAGTGTGGGACGGGCAGCGGGCAAAGAACCTCGCAGAGAATGCGATCCGAGCTACGTATATAAAGTTAGACAAACACAAACACaaaacaagaaaaaaaaagctcCGACAATACAGAACGAACTATATAAAAAGGAAAAAAACTCTCTAGCGGACCGAGAGAAAGATAGAGGGAATATTGCCGCTGCGAGATCGAGAGCTACGTAAATGtgcgaaaaaaaaaactagGTAGCATTGTTTAATCCAGGAACGGACAGTTAAAAATTTCGTTTATTTGGTAACGTACTCGTGTGCTGGTTTAAGCTACGTGATTGAGAGGCCTGCTTGGTTGAAATTAAACGAGTGTGTGTGGGAGAGATCCAGCCTGTTGTTTGTGTATGTAAGAGTGGCCGAATGCGCACCGGGCGGCGCGGTAAACCTTGGTGGGCGTGATAGGGGATCCTAAACAACGCATGGGAACGAGGGGACCGTAACCCCGGTGGAAGCGCGACATCCACAACGGGGAACCGTAGCGACACCTCCCCCCCTCACTGCGAATGCATGGggaagacgacgacgaccCGAAGAGAACATGACGACACACCTGCCCAGCGAACTAGGGAGAAGACTGTAACCTCCCCTCCCCCAGGTCCAATGAGCAAGGAACCGTAGCGACCGCACCAGGGCCTAGAATACCCCAACAATCCACCCCAACACAACAAACACAGGAACAAAGAGCGACGTCCGGCGGTAACGGGAAATAAACAGTCGAGGCCAGCTGATGTCGGGAGCAAACGGAGAGAGAGGAGCGGGGAACCCGAGTCTCCAGCCATGGGGATCGGTTAACCCAACCCCATTTGGATGACAGTTTTGCGGGGAGAGAGATAAAGTGATGGAGCCCAGAGATAGAGAGAGATGGAGAGGTGGAGAGAGAGAGTTGACCCAGCAAGAGTTCGACCAGCAGTGTGTTTGAGAGATAAACGAGTGTGATATTTCGACCAGCAGGATAGCAGAGAGAAGAAAAACTATTTATGTTGCATTTGGATGGGTTTTGTCGACCGGCGTAGGAGGTAGACCGCGTGTATTGAATTGGACGGGAAGGGTAGTGGTTGAATTGGATAGAGGTAACGGATTGAACCGGACGGGGAGGTAGCATAGAACGTCGACTGGGACGTGCGTGAGAGGGGATGGTGAGAATTGAGTAAATGTGCCAATAAGCGAGTGCCAAATGACCGAAAAACGACCGTTGTATCCCTACACAAGGATGAGTGCAGGGCGGCTCACATGGGCCCATGAGGCGGATTCCGTCGACATCTTCAAGCGTATAACCCATAGTCATGCCCATTCCAAACATGGGCGAGTTTCCCATTTGAGCTTGCCCGGCCATCGCTGCGTTGGGAGCCATGGTCGGGTTGGGAGCCATTGCTTGAGCAGGGATAGCCTGGCCCGCCATGCCGGTAAACATACCCTCGGCATAGACGTCTCCGTACCCAGCATAGCCCTCGCCCTGTGCAGTCTGCTCAGAGTACCTCCGCTGCTGCTCGACGTGAGCGTGCCCGTGCCCGTGGGCAGCAACGTCAAACGTGGCGCGACGGTCCATGTACGGACGGGACGGATCGAACCTGGACATGTCTTGGGTAAACGTCCGATTCGAGTCGGCGCTGAACGGCTCGAGGGATCTTGGTTGAACGGGCGTGAAGGATCCTGGCTGAATTGGCGGGCTGGGTCTTGGGTGAACTGCCTCGCAGGATCTTGTGGGAACTGCCTCGAGGGGTCTGCGCTAAACGGCCTCTGGCTCAACTGGGAAATGGGAATAGACGAGAAATCGGACATGGAGCCTTGGTGTGCGTGTCCATGGCCGGTACCATGCGAAGAGAGCGTACCCGTCGCAGGACCATGCGAGGCAGCACCTGCACCACTAGCACCCGCCTGAGAAGGCATCTGAAACGCGCCAAACCTGGACTCTTCCGCATAGTCAGGACCAAAGACGTCACCCATCTGCATCGGAGCCGGGGGACCCGAGTAGGATCGTTTCCGGCCGTGTGTGGCTGTGAACTGTCGGTTTGGAGGGAACGTGAACAGGTGGGGTTGTTGGTGGGCGTGCGAAGCGGTAGGGACGCTGAGCATGGGCGGTTGAGGGATTTGCATAGGTCGTCCAAGGCCCTGTGAGACGGGATTAGTTGGGAAGCAAGGTACAGAACAAGGGGAACATACCTGTCGACGAGCTTCAAAGTTCCTCATCGCATGTCCGAGCTGGATGGAAGAGCCCACGAGCTGATGTTTCATGACATGGCTCGCCTGACGTCCCTCGGTCCAATCGTCGCAGATCTGCCAGGCACCGCCGTTGGCAGCGTCTTCCATGTAGAAGATGGGCTTCTCCGAGACGTAGAACGAGGCGATACCATGGCCGGGATGGGTAGGGGCTGACTGGGTAAACTCGGTATTGACGACGGTGGAAATGGGAATTTCCATTTTGAAACCGTGTCCGCCCGAATGGATGAACCATGTAAGCGATGCGCGGACGTCGGAAATGTAGGCCACAAGGTCATGGCGGCCCGTACGGTCAGCGATGCGATGCCAGCTTCCAATTGTCAAGTCAGTGCATGGGATGATTGAAATGGCTGAACAAGACGGCGTTAGTTGgtaaaaagaaatgaaatgAGTCAAGACGCACGGTCTGTTTCGTGAAGCAGTGCCTGGAGATCGGCTTCGTACCCGGGACTGAGCTCGGGGGGCGTGTCTGGGGGAGTGTCGCGGCCCGAGCCAGGAGAGCCGGGACGACCGGAGCGGCCTTTGCTCTCCACAAGCTTGGCTTTGGCCCGCctgaaatgaaatgaaatgaGAAAAAAATGGGCCAAAAAAACAGAGAGGGAAACGGACCTATTCTGGAACCAGATCTGGGTCTGGCGCTCTT
The nucleotide sequence above comes from Rhizoctonia solani chromosome 3, complete sequence. Encoded proteins:
- a CDS encoding import inner membrane translocase subunit TIM10; this encodes MSDFFKTNLGGGPAPDQATRKQQIMDGLRNEMALANAQELINKINEKCFAKCVTKPSTSLGSSEETCLSRCMDRYMEAFNVVSQSYVARLSRERSSAPGLDQI
- a CDS encoding pre-mRNA-splicing factor 18, whose protein sequence is MDFLKAEIAAKRKSGDDASSRPQKYMRKGDIERLKREQKEAEEEAKRKAIQEEQERKERVEKAAARNAKSKSNSPFPDTGTPTEGGTSEAFNISNEEAIRRLRQKGQPIRLFAETDRERRLRLRALELIEERGERGTSQNVFKKALEEMEGTLDKEEIERRAGHTDKGKADDPSESSKRGDTPKAAAAEENTIIDLALIKTNPDKLYPLIYYALKRVLKEWEQSMAERPDQIKRSTQGKLAAATQVQSAEYLKPLFKQLRSKTVAEDVLGKLAEIIHYMQKREYQKANDAYLRLSIGNAAWPIGVTMVGIHERSAREKISSDQVAHVLNDEVSRKYIQSVKRLLTFAQSKYPPSDMSQLMG
- a CDS encoding cytochrome C oxidase subunit 6B; its protein translation is MSDAADLKTANSYAFPLRKYVLQTAGFDARFPNTNQSKHCYQNYLDYYKCINAKGEDFAPCKQFYRAFHSLCPNDWISRFDEQRENGTFPNTLEP
- a CDS encoding transglutaminase-like protein; protein product: MTQRIHADELHLRLFDRWCERHEPGYVQNSNEMLQRRKDAPEPALAEVSIHTRTRPPPSPSLTSNPNSNPNISNPNPNPNSETPIAVVMLSTTYYKQELAKITAARRRHRTPPELAQLEQEDKTEREWLAKSDQRAREGETEREAEAAAEPARESGTQEWKEARGEAGPGSR
- a CDS encoding transglutaminase-like protein; the protein is MDAESAHALSLRLLPGLLVFAQRKRWAAPRPITPRELVQFQILVAAMVITATPGAQPIASAASRDNIPRREPNIFSTLRNLDKQMDIYENRDLLDLAREQIPMERIRAEATALQQSDSPLACEQDALAQVLVHWFKHEYFKWADPIKCPRCAGPTSASGMVPPTPYERSGGAGRVELHVCRGENGACDGSFRFPRYNDLKYLMRTRIGRCGEWANLYTLFLRAVGLRARYGSGPIASFHYTKQF
- a CDS encoding homeobox domain protein, which produces MAWNFELMDSQQSLVDEPRRSRRTASAQLVHRHHHRGPRRDPEAPDPDSHARRSAGDLESPLSPPSASSTPSQSATFSNVGRTRSATLASPLRSTLDADDDQKPSSIGPQRVRSATLSSPTASTTASARANLQKRKRSRVTPEQLAHLERVFSQDRSPTAARRKEISEQLGMQERQTQIWFQNRRAKAKLVESKGRSGRPGSPGSGRDTPPDTPPELSPGYEADLQALLHETDPISIIPCTDLTIGSWHRIADRTGRHDLVAYISDVRASLTWFIHSGGHGFKMEIPISTVVNTEFTQSAPTHPGHGIASFYVSEKPIFYMEDAANGGAWQICDDWTEGRQASHVMKHQLVGSSIQLGHAMRNFEARRQGLGRPMQIPQPPMLSVPTASHAHQQPHLFTFPPNRQFTATHGRKRSYSGPPAPMQMGDVFGPDYAEESRFGAFQMPSQAGASGAGAASHGPATGTLSSHGTGHGHAHQGSMSDFSSIPISQLSQRPFSADPSRQFPQDPARQSLEPFSADSNRTFTQDMSRFDPSRPYMDRRATFDVAAHGHGHAHVEQQRRYSEQTAQGEGYAGYGDVYAEGMFTGMAGQAIPAQAMAPNPTMAPNAAMAGQAQMGNSPMFGMGMTMGYTLEDGYNGRFSVIWHSLIGTFTQFSPSPLTHVPVDVLCYLPVRFNPLPLSNSTTTLPVQFNTRGLPPTPVDKTHPNAT